Proteins encoded within one genomic window of Pristis pectinata isolate sPriPec2 chromosome 5, sPriPec2.1.pri, whole genome shotgun sequence:
- the nup42 gene encoding nucleoporin NUP42, translating into MPVCRYFLEGRCRFGANCWNEHPRGGVYSNNRGSWGNQFQKHQPRYIQPSTFSKPATWGGGGRDVERRGFGCSDTGKKAIANSGSFIQNRFTALSNDNQERDVENLLEVVRKDIEAWESSGQWLFSCYSVSKEYACVSGFLDISPEELRLEYYNSRAGGSLQHYVDSIGQLSNQHRNRMLELKKPNSSARVSMITELRKPNQQKPSVGFGAVQPSTFGSSGLASISTTISSNTFSFKPGAELGNATTAPTFGSSTASSTPPQSGFGTKPVVSASVFGNKPTFGAPPGTMASGSVFCSSVASSAPGLSVFGNSAPFGSSKTASSDLGNSAPTSTAFGSTVKATTNASGGTATTTTTTANVFGAIPAPVPQPQNTPASNISVNGCDALYTPQAELSADDLREFQAKKFTLGRIPLRPPPIELLTG; encoded by the exons ATGCCGGTGTGCAGGTATTTCCTGGAGGGCCGCTGCCGCTTCGGGGCCAACTGTTGGAACGAGCATCCCCGCGGTGGAG TCTACAGTAACAACAGAGGAAGCTGGGGAAATCAGTTCCAGAAACATCAACCACGATACATTCAACCATCAACTTTCTCCAAACCGGCAACGTGGGGAGGCGGTGGCAGGGATGTCGAGAGAAGAGGATTTGGTTGCTCAGACACTGGCAAGAAAGCAATTGCAAATTCTGGAAGCTTTATACAGAACAGGTTTACAGCCCTGTCTAATGATAATCAGGAACGTGATGTGGAAAACTTACT GGAAGTTGTAAGAAAAGACATTGAAGCATGGGAATCCTCTGGCCAGTGGTTGTTCTCCTGTTATTCTGTTTCCAAAGAATATGCTTGTGTTTCAG gTTTCCTGGACATCTCCCCTGAAGAACTTCGACTAGAATATTATAACAGTAGGGCAGGAGGCAGCTTACAACATTAT GTTGACTCCATCGGACAATTATCAAATCAACATAGAAACAGGATGCTTGAACTGAAAAAGCCAAATTCATCTGCGAGAGTGTCGATG ATTACTGAATTGAGAAAGCCTAACCAACAGAAACCATCAGTAGGTTTTGGTGCTGTGCAACCTTCAACTTTTGGTTCATCAG GTTTAGCCTCTATAAGCACGACTATAAGCAGCAACACATTTAGCTTCAAACCAGGTGCTGAATTAGGGAATGCTACAACAGCCCCTACATTTGGAAGCTCAACAGCATCTTCAACCCCTCCACAGTCGGGATTTGGAACCAAGCCAGTTGTTTCTGCTTCAGTCTTTGGAAACAAACCTACATTTGGGGCTCCTCCAGGGACAATGGCTTCAGGCTCTGTGTTTTGTAGTTCTGTAGCCAGTTCTGCCCCAGGTCTCTCTGTGTTTGGAAACTCTGCTCCATTTGGAAGCAGCAAAACAGCTTCCAGTGATTTGGGGAATTCTGCACCTACATCTACAGCATTTGGGAGCACTGTAAAAGCAACAACTAATGCGTCTGGGGGCACTGCAACAACAACTACTACAACAGCAAATGTTTTTGGGGCAATTCCAGCACCTGTCCCTCAGCCACAAAACACTCCTGCAAGCAACATTTCAGTTAATGGATGTGATGCGTTGTACACGCCCCAGGCGGAACTTTCAGCAGATGACCTGCGAGAATTTCAAGCAAAGAAGTTTACCCTAGGAAGGATCCCCTTGAGGCCACCACCCATTGAACTTTTGACTGGTTAA